One window from the genome of Grus americana isolate bGruAme1 chromosome 2, bGruAme1.mat, whole genome shotgun sequence encodes:
- the SPATA48 gene encoding LOW QUALITY PROTEIN: spermatogenesis-associated protein 48 (The sequence of the model RefSeq protein was modified relative to this genomic sequence to represent the inferred CDS: deleted 1 base in 1 codon), translating to MTMVSHGAERQASAFKKSALSVEPVHKMDRQQYRSLLKKMCMPVVRGPENRHGFASFEEKNSNSFLKFNPFTPPEGSHYPLFPHRDDVPLVDPCSGFVSPGADAVLQPNVGRAVESLVDYSDVKPHQRVPITGKRDQTAHRRQMILLEETSQNRRWNARAVSAASVRAQLRDWITSVKVAPALPDQNHIFAYCMDPSLKESSDPSARWREETSRDYFYKSNTQKACEEVPWDNILPSKIQPPESTVEVLADPVSQCFTKRRYNPEPEISQVVGGFWGRFQTRSFTSPQRPVDFVSRSSRTCHIPLYTGCVGAVNFEDIDNADVDLIQLNHVRTSKPRYTSTAHTPNIPGYTGKVHWSANHPANSNLPSTTPSIIARLHGYIAKHGRSSQYNHQGPFSQMMTPVSPQNSFNKTERETITV from the exons ATGACCATGGTTTCCCATGGAGCTGAAAGGCAGGCAAGTGCCTTTAAAAAGTCTGCCTTGTCAGTTGAACCAGTTCACAAGATGGATCGCCAACAGTATCGAAGTCTGTTAAAGAAGATGTGCATGCCTGTTGTGAGAGGTCCTGAGAACAGACACGGCTTCGCCagctttgaagagaaaaacagtaattCTTTCCTTAAATTCAATCCATTCACCCCTCCAGAAGGGTCACATTACCCTTTATTTCCACACAGGGATGATGTGCCTTTAGTGGATCCCTGCTCAGGTTTTGTGAGTCCAGGAGCAGATGCTGTCCTGCAGCCCAATGTTGGAAGAGCTGTTGAATCCCTGGTAGACTACAGTGATGTGAAACCTCACCAGCGGGTCCCCATCACAGGAAAGAGAGACCAGACTGCCCACAGGAGGCAGATGATCCTCCTGGAGGAAACCAGCCAGAACAGAAGATGGAACGCCAGGGCTGTGTCAGCTGCTTCTGTCAGGGCACAACTCAGAG ATTGGATAACCTCAGTGAAAGTTGCTCCTGCTTTACCTGACCAAAACCATATTTTTGCATATTGTATGGATCCCAGTCTGAAG gaatCAAGTGATCCTTCTGCAAGGTGGAGAGAAGAAACATCAAGGGACTATTTCTACAAATCAAATACTCAAAA AGCTTGTGAAGAAGTTCCTTGGGATAATATATTACCTTCCAAAATCCAGCCTCCAGAATCAACAGTGGAAGTGTTGGCTGAT CCTGTTTCCCAGTGTTTCACCAAAAGGAGATACAATCCTGAACCTGAAATAAGCCAA GTTGTTGGAGGCTTCTGGGGCAGATTTCAGACAAGATCTTTTACCTCTCCACAGAGACCTGTTGATTT TGTAAGCCGAAGCTCTCGAACCTGTCATATCCCTTTGTATAC TGGCTGTGTTGGTGCAGTAAATTTTGAAGACATCGACAATGCCGATGTAGACTTAATCCAACTTAACCATGTGCGAACTTCAAAGCCTCGCTACACAAGTACTGCACA CACTCCAAATATCCCTGGATACACTGGCAAGGTTCATTGGTCAGCAAACCACCCGGCAAATTCTAATCTTCCATCAACAACCCCATCAATAATTGCACGACTGCATGG ATACATAGCAAAACATGGAAGGTCATCTCAGTATAATCACCAGGGACCTTTTTCCCAAATGATGACTCCAGTTAGTCCCCAGAATTCTTTCAACAAGACAGAACGAGAAACCATTACAGTTTAG